The following are encoded in a window of Echeneis naucrates chromosome 19, fEcheNa1.1, whole genome shotgun sequence genomic DNA:
- the six3b gene encoding homeobox protein SIX3b: protein MVFRSPLDFFSASRLLLPPCSDGPPSLARSRSPEDPPSACPPVTLPGLCFSAAQIAGVCETLEETGDIERLARFLWSLPATVDGRDSISEHESVQRARAVVAYHTGSFRELYRILETRRFARASHGKLQAMWLEAHYREAEKLRGRPLGPVDKYRVRKKFPLPRTIWDGEQKTHCFKERTRGLLREWYLQDPYPNPGKKRELAHATGLTPTQVGNWFKNRRQRDRAAAAKNRLQHHRMCPEGGQALSGGECSPDGSTERTDGQTLLSVTDSDSDLDV, encoded by the exons ATGGTTTTCAGGTCACCGCTCGACTTTTTCTCAGCCTCCCGTCTCCTGTTGCCGCCTTGCTCTGATGGGCCCCCCAGCCTGGCCCGCTCCCGGTCCCCGGAGGACCCCCCCTCCGCCTGCCCTCCCGTCACCCTCCCTGGACTTTGCTTCTCCGCCGCGCAGATCGCCGGCGTGTGTGAGACTCTGGAGGAGACCGGAGACATCGAGCGGCTGGCCCGGTTCCTCTGGTCCCTCCCGGCCACTGTAGACGGCCGCGACTCCATCTCCGAGCACGAGTCCGTGCAGCGGGCTCGCGCCGTGGTGGCCTACCACACCGGGAGCTTCCGCGAGCTCTACCGCATCCTGGAGACGCGCCGCTTCGCGCGCGCCTCGCACGGGAAGCTGCAGGCCATGTGGCTCGAGGCTCATTACCGCGAGGCGGAGAAGCTCCGGGGGCGGCCGCTCGGCCCGGTGGACAAATACCGCGTGAGGAAGAAGTTCCCGCTACCGAGGACCATCTGGGACGGAGAGCAGAAGACGCACTGCTTCAAGGAGCGCACCCGGGGCCTGCTGAGAGAGTGGTACCTCCAGGACCCGTACCCGAACCCCGGAAAGAAGCGGGAGCTGGCGCACGCCACCGGACTCACACCGACCCAGGTCGGGAACTGGTTCAAAAACCGGAGACAGAGAGACCGAGCGGCGGCGGCCAAAAACAG gTTACAGCACCACCGGATGTGTCCAGAGGGTGGACAGGCACTTAGTGGAGGAGAGTGCAGTCCAGACGGGAGCACAGAGCGCACAGATGGACAGACGCTTCTCTCAGTAACGGACAGTGACTCTGATTTGGACGTCTGA